Proteins encoded in a region of the Aythya fuligula isolate bAytFul2 chromosome 13, bAytFul2.pri, whole genome shotgun sequence genome:
- the ALG13 gene encoding putative bifunctional UDP-N-acetylglucosamine transferase and deubiquitinase ALG13, protein MKSVFVTVGTTSFDELIAAVSSPPAMRVLQSRGCERLVLQIGRGALEPAPRRDPAPALDVFRFKESLAEELRRADLVISHAGAGSCLETLEEGKPLLVVINEKLMDNHQLELAKQLHRDGHVLYCNCSTLVETLQSMDLSTLKPFPPGQPEKFALFLDKVVGFE, encoded by the exons ATGAAGTCCGTGTTCGTCACCGTGGGCACCACCAGCTTCGACGAGCTGATCGCGGCCGTCTCCTCCCCGCCGGCCATGCGG gtgctgcagagccGCGGCTGCGAGCGGCTCGTGCTGCAGATCGGGCGGGGGGCGCTGGAGCCGGCCCCGCGGCGCGACCCGGCCCCGGCGCTGGACGTGTTCCGCTTCAAGGAGTCGCTGGCCGAGGAGCTGCGGAGGGCCGACCTGGTGATCAGCCACGCAG GTGCAGGTAGCTGCTTGGAGACTCTAGAGGAAGGAAAACCACTCCTGGTGgtaataaatgaaaagctgaTGGACAACCATCAGCTCGAGCTGGCAAAGCAGCTTCACAGAGATGGACACGTCCTCTACTGTAACTGCAG CACTCTTGTGGAAACATTGCAGTCAATGGACTTGTCAACTTTGAAACCTTTTCCTCCTGGACAACCAGaaaagtttgctttgtttttggaTAAAGTTGTTGGGTTTGAATAA
- the SERTM2 gene encoding serine-rich and transmembrane domain-containing 2 encodes MTEIYFKFRGNLTGRVHFPTLATEVDTTADKYSSLYIYVGLFLTLLAILLILLFTMLLRLKHVVSPITTSPESTENAQQFTDVEMRSRIPTT; translated from the coding sequence ATGACtgagatttatttcaaattccGTGGAAACCTGACTGGCCGTGTCCACTTTCCAACTCTGGCTACAGAAGTAGACACAACAGCAGATAAATACTCCAGCCTGTACATTTACGTGGGGTTGTTCTTAACACTTCTGGCTATccttctcattttgcttttcaccATGCTTTTGCGCCTAAAGCACGTTGTTTCTCCCATCACCACATCTCCAGAGAGCACTGAGAATGCTCAGCAGTTCACAGATGTGGAAATGCGCAGCAGGATTCCTACAACTTAG